The following proteins come from a genomic window of Castor canadensis chromosome 17, mCasCan1.hap1v2, whole genome shotgun sequence:
- the Ccp110 gene encoding centriolar coiled-coil protein of 110 kDa isoform X4: MEGYEEFCEKALARIRETSPTSNSFLLAPSDSISLIRFHGVAVLSPLLNIEKRKEIQEEKQKALDLEGRKQVNRKKALLTRVQEILENVQVRKAPNASDFDQWETETIFSKSEVRDWNEPAAFPDGLPSPAEHSPSSELGKMTEMLPVDNEDQGKPIGGDLARDSGEFHSLKQCDNSDISLADTEASPKTSSATPPHTVTSDGLFLADEEHDPSLLAEVTLDPYIMSLQNLMRKSKEFLEREQSRRSLRSSAKRSVSESNSDKENDAAEVGDSVKDKAPLTGKPCGLAIPDKPSLNKSNILLQGASAQASTTKTSVLPSFSKVDIPIRTGHPTISHSESDVKVIPAFITENHIIRSLTDSYAKLPSPEPSLSPKMHRRRSRPSSACHILINNPINACELSPKGKEQAVDMIVAATDDKTNVPEAVPKLPTEAAGVFLSRTYVSKNSSESTEDMVVGKSSQACQSSGDQLGNKVTPGLATIEDQLASDERGAHKVNSSCAVGPKLHELRVTSQCVAGHSFGTVSGPKSAHVLEKNSCNLQMELNKSYDVKNPSPLLMQNQNTRQQMDTPTVPCGNEQFLDNSFEKVKRRLDLDIESLQKENCPYVRTTGTAEEERQHLPEKRFPKGSFFLDRNKMLETSTKEGEEVLKSRMLAFEEMRKRLEEQHAQQLSLLIAEQEKEQERLQKEIEEQEKMLKEKTMDVSELSLNNAVELEWRKISDPGLLETMLSQVDSFHTSNSSGFTNSALQYSFGSANEAPFYLWGASASGVARLSVARPFGRAHTRWPQVFSPELQAKFNRITAVAKGFLTRRLMQTDKLKQLRQTVKF; the protein is encoded by the exons ATGGAGGGATATGAGGAGTTCTGTGAGAAGGCTCTGGCTAGAATCCGAGAAACATCCCCGACTTCAAACAGCTTTCTGCTTGCTCCGTCTGACAGCATCTCACTGATTCGCTTCCATGGTGTAGCTGTGCTTTCCCCACTG CTTAACattgagaagaggaaggaaatacaagaagaaaagcagaaagcaCTTGatttagaaggaagaaaacaggttAACAGGAAGAAAGCCTTACTGACTCGGGTCCAGGAGATTCTTGAAAATGTTCAG gTTAGAAAAGCACCTAACGCCAGCGATTTTGACCAGTGGGagactgaaaccattttctccaaATCAGAAGTCAGAGACTGGAATGAGCCTGCTGCATTTCCAGATGGCTTGCCAAGCCCTGCAGAGCACTCTCCTTCATCAGAGCTTGGCAAGATGACGGAAATGCTGCCAGTGGATAATGAGGACCAGGGCAAACCTATCGGCGGGGACTTAGCTAGAGATTCAGGGGAATTTCATTCTCTGAAGCAGTGCGATAATTCAGACATTAGTCTTGCAGACACTGAAGCATCTCCGAAGACCTCCTCAGCAACCCCACCACACACTGTCACGTCTGATGGTCTCTTCTTAGCTGATGAAGAACATGATCCATCACTTCTGGCAGAAGTCACCCTGGATCCCTACATAATGAGCCTGCAGAACCTGATGAGAAAGTCGAAGGAATTTCTAGAAAGAGAACAGTCAAGGCGCAGTCTGAGAAGTAGTGCTAAGAGGAGTGTTAGTGAGAGTAATTCAGACAAAGAAAACGATGCTGCTGAGGTGGGTGACTCTGTGAAGGACAAGGCCCCACTGACAGGCAAACCCTGTGGCTTAGCTATTCCCGACAAGCCAAGCCTTAATAAGTCCAACATTCTCCTCCAGGGTGCCTCCGCTCAAGCAAGCACCACAAAGACATCGGTTTTACCCAGCTTTTCTAAAGTAGACATCCCTATACGAACTGGCCATCCCACTATTTCACATTCTGAGTCTGATGTTAAAGTTATTCCTGCTTTCATTACTGAAAATCACATCATCAGAAGCCTTACAGACTCATATGCCAAATTACCTAGTCCAGAGCCAAGTCTGAGTCCCAAAATGCATCGAAGGCGTTCCAGGCCTTCATCAGCATGTCACATACTTATAAACAACCCAATAAATGCTTGTGAATTAAGCCCTAAAGGAAAAGAGCAGGCAGTGGACATGATTGTTGCAGCTACCGATGACAAAACAAATGTACCTGAAGCTGTGCCAAAGCTACCTACTGAGGCAGCAGGCGTTTTCTTGAGCAGGACTTATGTCAGCAAAAACTCTTCTGAATCCACGGAGGATATGGTTGTAGGTAAATCAAGTCAGGCTTGTCAGTCTTCAGGAGATCAGTTAGGAAATAAAGTTACTCCTGGACTTGCTACCATAGAAGATCAGTTGGCATCTGACGAGAGAGGAGCACACAAAGTGAATAGTTCTTGTGCTGTAGGCCCTAAGCTGCACGAGCTTCGTGTCACCAGTCAGTGTGTAGCAGGTCATAGCTTTGGAACCGTGAGTGGACCCAAGTCAGCCCATGTGTTAGAGAAAAACTCCTGCAATTTACAAATGGAACTGAATAAGTCCTATGATGTAAAAAACCCATCTCCTTTACTGATGCAAAACCAGAATACCAGACAGCAGATGGACACACCTACAGTGCCCTGTGGAAATGAGCAGTTTTTGGATAACAGCTTTGAAAAAGTTAAGCGGAGACTTGATTTAGATATTGAAAGTCTGCAAAAAGAAAACTGCCCTTATGTCAGAACAACTGGAACAGCTGAAGAGGAAAGGCAACACTTGCCAGAGAAAAGATTCCCCAAGGGATCCTTCTTCCTGGATAGGAATAAAATGTTAGAGACTAGTACCAAAG AAGGTGAGGAGGTACTAAAAAGCAGGATGTTAGCTTTTGAAGAAATGCGGAAGAGACTAGAAGAACAGCACGCCCAGCAGTTGTCACTACTCATAGCTGAGCAGGAGAAGGAGCAGGAGAGATTGCAAAAG GAAAtagaagaacaggagaaaatgtTAAAAGAGAAGACGATGGACGTCTCTGAATTGAGCCTTAACAATGCAGTAGAgttagaatggagaaaaataagtgACCCCGGTTTGCTAGAAACCATGCTGTCTCAAGTGGACTCATTCCACACTTCAAATAGCTCTG GTTTCACAAATTCTGCCCTACAATATAGCTTTGGTTCTGCAAATGAAGCACCATTCTACCTTTGGGGAGCATCAGCGAGCGGTGTGGCCAGACTCTCAGTAGCAAGGCCTTTTGGAAGGGCCCACACTAGGTGGCCTCAG gtttttagTCCAGAACTCCAGGCAAAATTTAACAGAATCACTGCAGTGGCAAAAGGATTTCTTACTCGTAGGCTGATGCAGACGGATAAGCTGAAGCAGCTTCGGCAGACTGTGAAA TTTTAG